A region of Rhodoferax potami DNA encodes the following proteins:
- a CDS encoding Lrp/AsnC family transcriptional regulator → MQQVTDKADRLLLRALQDNARLTSGELAQVANLSQSPTWRRVKQLEDAGTIKGYHAALDRRALGYSVLAFVLIGIDHQNEASSQAFVQAVSEIPEVVQFHAISGQADFLVGLVARDLDHYSELLQRKLHRLPGVRQVQSHFSLQEFKGQMADLPVPLD, encoded by the coding sequence ATGCAGCAGGTGACTGACAAAGCCGACCGGCTCCTCTTGCGGGCCCTGCAAGACAACGCGCGCCTCACCTCCGGCGAGCTGGCGCAAGTGGCCAATTTGTCGCAGTCGCCCACCTGGCGGCGCGTCAAGCAGCTGGAGGATGCGGGCACTATCAAGGGCTACCACGCCGCGCTGGACCGGCGAGCGCTGGGCTACAGCGTGCTGGCGTTTGTGTTGATCGGCATTGACCACCAGAACGAAGCCTCGTCACAGGCCTTTGTGCAGGCGGTGTCCGAGATTCCGGAGGTAGTGCAGTTCCATGCCATCTCGGGGCAGGCTGATTTTTTGGTGGGGCTGGTGGCCCGCGACTTGGATCATTATTCCGAGCTGTTGCAACGCAAGCTGCATCGCCTGCCGGGCGTGCGGCAAGTGCAGTCGCATTTTTCGTTGCAGGAGTTCAAGGGGCAGATGGCGGATCTGCCGGTTCCCTTGGACTAG
- the kynU gene encoding kynureninase, giving the protein MSTTPLTLNDCRARDAADTLHPLRELFDIPEGVIYLDGNSLGVMPKTAAARAAEVVTQEWGQGLIRSWNTAGWFNLPQRLGNRIAPLIGADADEVVATDSTSINLFKVLSAALSIAAQDAPERKLIVSERSNFPTDLYIAEGLCKERGYTLKLVEPEEIAAALTADVAVLMLTHVNYRTGAMHDMPAVTAAAHAAGALMVWDLAHSAGAVPVTLKASGADFSVGCGYKYLNGGPGAPAFVWVHPKHADRFWQPLAGWWGHAAPFAFTPDYQPAPGITRYLCGTQPIVSMSLLGCGLEGFEAAEKLGGMAALRAKSLALTDLFIQLVEERCQGYGLGLATPRDHAQRGSQVCLTREHAAGGALGSGAFAIVQALIARGVIGDYRAGDGGIHKDILRFGFTPLYIGFEDVWNAVEHLRQVLETGEWQKPEFNQKHAVT; this is encoded by the coding sequence ATGAGCACCACTCCCCTCACCCTGAACGACTGCCGCGCCCGCGACGCCGCAGACACCTTGCACCCTTTGCGCGAGCTGTTTGATATTCCGGAGGGCGTGATCTACCTCGACGGCAACTCTCTGGGCGTGATGCCCAAAACCGCTGCTGCCCGCGCGGCCGAAGTTGTTACCCAAGAGTGGGGCCAAGGCCTGATCCGCTCCTGGAACACAGCCGGCTGGTTCAACCTGCCCCAGCGTTTGGGTAACCGCATTGCCCCGTTGATTGGCGCGGATGCGGATGAAGTGGTCGCCACCGACAGCACCTCCATCAACCTGTTCAAGGTCTTGTCTGCTGCCTTGTCAATCGCCGCGCAGGACGCACCTGAACGCAAGCTCATCGTGAGCGAACGCAGCAACTTCCCCACCGACCTCTACATCGCCGAAGGCCTGTGCAAAGAGCGCGGTTACACCCTCAAACTGGTGGAGCCCGAAGAGATAGCTGCCGCACTCACCGCCGACGTGGCCGTGCTAATGCTCACCCACGTGAACTACCGCACCGGCGCCATGCACGACATGCCCGCCGTGACCGCCGCTGCCCACGCAGCCGGCGCGCTGATGGTGTGGGACTTGGCCCACAGCGCGGGCGCGGTGCCGGTGACCCTCAAAGCCTCGGGCGCCGACTTCTCGGTGGGCTGCGGCTACAAGTACCTGAACGGCGGCCCCGGCGCGCCAGCCTTTGTGTGGGTGCACCCCAAACACGCCGACCGCTTCTGGCAGCCCCTGGCCGGCTGGTGGGGCCATGCGGCACCCTTTGCCTTCACCCCCGATTACCAACCCGCCCCCGGCATTACCCGCTACCTGTGCGGCACCCAGCCCATCGTCAGCATGTCGCTCTTGGGCTGCGGGCTGGAGGGCTTTGAGGCGGCAGAGAAGCTGGGCGGCATGGCGGCCTTGCGCGCCAAATCATTGGCGCTGACGGACCTGTTTATCCAGCTAGTGGAAGAGCGCTGCCAAGGCTATGGCCTGGGCTTGGCCACCCCGCGCGATCACGCCCAGCGCGGCTCACAGGTCTGCCTGACCCGCGAGCACGCTGCCGGTGGCGCCTTGGGCTCCGGCGCCTTTGCCATCGTGCAAGCGCTGATTGCACGCGGCGTGATTGGCGACTACCGCGCGGGCGATGGCGGCATCCACAAAGACATCTTGCGCTTTGGCTTCACGCCGCTGTACATCGGGTTTGAAGATGTGTGGAACGCGGTGGAGCATCTGCGCCAGGTGCTAGAAACTGGCGAGTGGCAAAAGCCCGAGTTCAACCAAAAGCACGCGGTGACCTGA